The genomic region TGCGTGCTCTCGGCGTGCCGGGCGGACGCCCGCGTACTGGTTGTACACGGGTGTTCGCCCGGTGCGGCGAGAGTGCGTGCCGGGCGTCGCGATGCAGGCGGGACTTTGCGGACACGTCCTAGCCGTAGACCGCGCCCGTGTACTTCTCGCCCGGGCCCTTGCCCGGCTCGTCCGGGACGAGTGACGCCTCGCGGAAGGCCAGCTGGAGCGACTTCAGGCCGTCGCGCAGGGGCGCCGCGTGGAACGAGCTGATCTCGGTGGCGGACGCGTCCAGCAGCCCGGCCAGCGCGTGCACCAGCTTGCGGGCCTCGTCCAGGTCCTTGTGCTGGTCGCCCTCCTCGGTCAGACCGAGCTTCACCGCGGCGGCGCTCATCAGGTTGACGGCGACCGTCACGATCACCTCGACCGCCGGGACCTCGGCGATGTCGCGGGCCATGGCGTCGAAGTCGGGGGACTCAGGAGGGGTCTCACTCATGCCCCACACGATAGGCGCAGGCCGGGCGTGGGCCGTACCAGGCCCCGGGGCGCCACGATTCGCTGTTCCTGGCCATTGCTGGTAATCTCGTGTAACGACCGGTCGGACCCGCATGCCTCGCGGCCAGCGAGCCCGACCCACAAGTGGAGGCTTTCGAACTCCCACCTGACCGCCCCCAGGGCGGCGGGTCACCGGTCAGGCGGTCCCGCCCCAGCGGCGGCGATCCGTCCGAAATCGCGCCCCGCGGCTCCCCGCGGCGGTGCTCCGGTAGTTCGAGGAGCCCCGCCTGGGAATCGTCCGGGGCATTTTTTGTGCTTCGGCGCGGTTAGGTCTATCGAACAGAGACGTTACGCGGCCGTCCGCCAGACCGTCGCGTGGTGCTACCGAGGAGGATCCATCAGCGCCGAGCCCCGCATCAACGACCGGATTCGCGTTCCCGAGGTGCGACTTGTCGGTCCCAGTGGCGAGCAGGTGGGCATCGTCCCCCTGGCCAAGGCACTGGAGCTTGCGCAGGAGTACGACCTGGACCTGGTCGAGGTCGCGGCGAACGCCCGTCCGCCCGTGTGCAAGCTCATGGACTACGGGAAGTTCAAGTACGAGTCGGCCATGAAGGCCCGTGAGGCGCGCAAGAACCAGGCGCACACGGTCATCAAGGAGATGAAGCTCCGGCCGAAGATCGACCCGCACGACTATGACACCAAGAAGGGTCACGTCGTCCGGTTCCTCAAGCAGGGCGACAAGGTCAAGATCACGATCATGTTCCGTGGTCGCGAGCAGTCCCGGCCCGAGCTGGGCTACCGACTGCTCCAGCGGCTCGCGGAGGACGTCCAGGACCTCGGTTTCGTGGAGTCGAACCCGAAGCAGGACGGCCGAAACATGATCATGGTCCTCGGTCCGCACAAGAAGAAGACCGAGGCGATGGCCGAGGCTCGCCAGGCGCAGGAGGCCCGCAAGGCGGAGGCGAAGGCCAACCCCGGCCGCTCGCAGAACGCCGCGGAAGCCGAGGCGCCGGCTGAGGAGCCCGCCGAGGCGTGACTCCCGGGACGCGAGTCCCAGGACCAACCGAAACAAGACGACGCTCCACCGTGCCCGGTTTCGCGACCGGGCATCGGAGCGCCACCGACGAGGAGAGAACGGCGCTATGCCGAAGAACAAGTCGCACAGCGGGTCCAGCAAGCGCTTCAAGGTCACCGGCTCCGGCAAGGTGCTCCGTGAGCGCGCCGGCAAGCGCCACCTGCTCGAGCACAAGTCGTCCCGTGTGACGCGTCGCCTCACCGGCAACGCCGAGATGGCCCCGGGCGACGCCAAGAAGATCAAGAAGCTTCTCGGCAAGTGACGCTCCGGCGCGCAAGCGCCGTACGTCAGGACCGGGACCCAATCGATTTCGGGCCGTGTGCGGACCACCGCGGCCCCGCTACAAGGAGTTAAAAAGTGGCACGCGTCAAGCGGGCAGTGAACGCCCACAAGAAGCGCCGGGCGATCCTCGAGCAGGCCTCCGGCTACCGCGGTCAGCGTTCGCGCCTGTACCGCAAGGCCAAGGAGCAGGTCACCCACTCGCTGGTCTACAACTACAACGACCGCAAGAAGCGCAAGGGTGACTTCCGCCAGCTGTGGATCCAGCGCATCAACGCCGCTGCCCGCGCCAACGGCATGACCTACAACCGCTTCATCCAGGGTCTGAAGGCCGCGAACATCGAGGTCGACCGCAAGATCCTGGCCGAGCTGGCCGTCAACGACGCCGGCGCCTTCGCCGCGCTCGTCGAGGTCGCCCAGAAGGCGCTGCCGAGCGACGTCAACGCCCCCAAGGCGGCCTGACGCCGGCTCCGAGCCGAAGTGACGGAAGGACCCGCAGGCCAAGAGGCCTGCGGGTCCTGCTGTGCAGCCAGCTACTGAGAAAGCGAACGGAATGCCCCCCGCCACCCCCGAGCTCATCTCCCCGCGTTCCCCCCGCGTCTCCGCCGCGCGGCGGCTGGCGAAGCGGAACTTCCGGGGGAAGGAGCGGCTGTTCCTCGCGGAGGGGCCGCAGGCGGTGCGGGAAGCGGCCGGGCACCGGGCCCGGGGCGCGGCCACGCTCGTGGAGCTGTTCGCCACGCTGGAGGCCGCCGAGCGGTACGCCGACATCATCGGGGCGGCCCGGGACGCCGGCGCCCGGGTGCACCTCGCCGCCGAGCAGGTCATCGCCGACATCTCCACCACCGTCACGCCGCAGGGCCTCGTCGGCGTCTGCCGGTTCCTGGACACGCCCTTCGAGGAGGTCCTCGCGGCGCGTCCCCGGCTCGTCGCCCTCCTGGCCAACGTCCGTGACCCGGGCAACGCCGGGACCGTGCTGCGCTGCGCGGACGCCGCAGGTGCCGAGGCCGTCGTCCTGACCGACGCCTCCGTCGACGTGTACAACCCCAAGGCCGTCCGTGCCTCCGTCGGCTCCCTGTTCCACCTGCCCGTCGCCGTCGGCGTCCCCGTGGAGCAGGCGGTCGAAGGGCTGCGGGCCGCCGGTGTCCGGATCCTCGCCGCCGACGGGGCCGGCGACCGCGACCTCGACGACGAGCTCGACAAGGGCACCATGGGCGGGCCGACCGCCTGGGTCTTCGGGAACGAGGCCTGGGGCCTGCCGGAGGAGACCCGCGCGCTCACGGACGCCGTCGTGCGCGTCCCGATCCACGGGAAGGCCGAGAGCCTGAACCTCGCCACCGCGGCCGCCGTATGTCTCTATGCGTCGGCGCGTGCACAGCGCGCCGCCGGAGGGTGCCGCTCCGTCACCGGGAACTAGTAGGGTGACCAGCTCAGGGACCCCTCTGTGGAGCTTGGAGGTGGGGTACGGGGATGAGCGTCGGCACGAGCAGCGCACCGGGGGCCCAGGACGCCGGGAGCCCGCCCGCCGCGTCCCGGCCACCCGGTGATCTCGCCGACCTCGGCATCGATCCCGACATGCTGCCCGACGGCCTCGTCGTCGCCGACGAGCAGGGCCGGGTCGTCTGCTTCAACGCCGCCGCCGAGCGCATCACCGCCGTCCGCGCCCGGGACGCGCTCGGGCAGCGACTGGAGAAGGCCCTGCCATTAGAGGATCTGGAGGGGCGACGCTGGTGGCAGCTGACCGACCCGTACGGCGGCCTCGCGATCCGGGTCGGACAGCCCGAACGCAACCTCCTCCTCCCCGGCGGCCGTGAGGTGCTGGTCTCCGCGCGCTACGTCCGCACCCGGCCCACCGGTCCCGTCCGGCGGCTCGTCGTCACCCTGCGCGACACCGAGGCCCGGCGCCGCACTGAGCGCAGCCACGCCGAGCTGATCGCCACCGTCGCCCACGAACTGCGCTCCCCGCTCACCTCCGTCAAGGGCTTCACCGCCACCCTGCTCGCCAAGTGGGAACGCTTCACCGACGACCAGAAGCGGCTGATGCTGGAGACCGTCGACGCCGACGCCGACCGGGTCACCCGGCTCATCGCCGAGCTGCTCGACATCTCCCGGATCGACTCCGGCCGGCTGGAGGTGCGGCGCCAGCCCGTCGACATCGGCGCCGCCGTCGGACGGCACATCCAGGCCTACGTCGCCGCCGGACAGCCCGCCGACCGGTTCCTGCTGCGTGTCCAGCAGCCGCTGCCCGACCTGTGGGCCGACCCCGACAAGATCGACCAGGTGCTCAGCAACCTCCTGGAAAACGCCGTGCGGCACGGCGAGGGAACTGTCACGATCGACGTCACGGCCACGGCGTCCCCCCGTGAGGGCGAGGACATCGGCACGTCGGTCACGGTGAGCGACGAGGGGCCCGGCATCCCGGAGGAGTCCATGAACCGCGTCTTCACCCGCTTCTGGCGGGGCAGCAAGCGCGGCGGCACGGGCCTCGGGCTCTACATCGTCAAGGGCATCGTCGAAGCCCACGGCGGCACCATCACGGTCGGCCGCGCCCCCGGCGCCGGCGCCGAGTTCCGATTTACGTTGCCCGTGAGCGCTCCGGCCTATCTCGCTTGAGCAGCCCGCGGGCGCATTCGTACACCTCCACCCCGTTAGACTCGGCCATTGGCACCTTTGTGTCCCGCAGACGGCCGTCGGAGTCGGTGACGGGGACCTTCAGCCAGCCAATCGGAAGCACGGGAAGAGATGTCGGCACCGAATAAGTCGTACGACCCTGTAGAGGTCGAGGCGTTGAAACCGGAAGAGATCGAGCGCATGCGGGACGAGGCGCTCGCCGCCTTCGCCGCCGCGGACTCCCTCGACGCGCTCCACGAGGCCAAGGTCGCCCACACCGGCCCCGCCTCTCCGCTGGCCCTCGCCAACCGCGAGATCGGCGCCCTGCCCCCGCACGCCAAGGCCGACGCCGGCAAGCGCGTCGGGCAGGCCCGCGGCGCCGTGAACAAGGGCCTCGCCGCCCGCCAGGCCGAACTCGAGGCCGAGCGGGACGCCCGCGTGCTGGTCGAGGAGGCGGTGGACGTCACGCTGCCCTACGACCGCGTGCCGGCCGGCGCCCGGCACCCGCTCACCACGATGATGGAGCGGGTCGCGGACGTCTTCGTGGCCATGGGCTACGAGATCGCCGAGGGGCCGGAGGCCGAGGCGGAGTGGTTCAACTTCGACGCCCTCAACTTCCTGCCCGACCACCCGGCCCGGCAGATGCAGGACACCTTCTTCGTGCAGGGCCCCGAGGGCACCGACGAGTCCGGGTCCGGCGTCGTCCTGCGCACCCACACCTCCCCGGTGCAGGCCCGCGCCCTGCTCGACCGTGAGCTGCCGGTCTACATCGTCTGCCCCGGCCGGGTGTTCCGCACCGACGAGCTGGACGCCACGCACACGCCCGTCTTCCACCAGATCGAGCTGCTCGCGGTGGACGAGGGCCTGACGATGGCCGACCTCAAGGGCACTCTCGACCACATGGTCCAGTCCCTGTTCGGCGCGGACATGAAGACCCGGCTGCGGCCGAACTACTTCCCCTTCACCGAGCCGAGCGCCGAGATGGACATGCTCTGCTACGTCTGCAAGGGCGAGTCGATCGGCAACCCCGACCGCCCCTGCCGCACCTGCTCGTCCGAGGGCTGGATCGAGCTCGGCGGCTGCGGCATGGTCAACCCGCGGGTGCTCACGGCCTGCGGCGTCGACCCGGAGAAGTACAGCGGATTCGCCTTCGGGTTCGGCATCGAGCGGATGCTGATGTTCCGCCACAACGTCGAGGACATGCGAGACATGGTCGAGGGTGACGTCCGGTTCACCCGGCCGTTCGGGATGGAGATCTGATGCGGGTCCCGCTTTCTTGGCTGCGGGAGTACGTCGACCTGCCGGCCACCGAGACCGGCCGCGACGTCCAGGCCAAGCTCATTTCGGCCGGTCTGGAGGTCGAGACCGTCGAGCAGCTCGGCGCCGACCTCAAGGGCCCGCTGGTCGTGGGCCAGGTGGCGACGATCGAGGAGCTGACGGAGTTCAAGAAGCCGATCCGCTTCTGCACCGTCGACGTCGGCCAGGCCAACGGCACCGGCGAGCCCCAGGAGATCGTCTGCGGCGCCCGCAACTTCGCCGTCGGCGACAAGGTCGTCGTGGCCCTGCCCGGCGCCGTCCTGCCCGGTGACTTCCAGATCGCCGAGCGCAAGACCTACGGCAAGATGTCCCGCGGCATGATCTGCTCCAGCGACGAGCTGAACATGGGCGACGACGGCACCAAGGGCATCATCGTGCTGCCCCCGGAGACCGAGGTCGGCAGGGATGCGATCGAGCTGCTGGAGCTGGTCGACGAGGTCCTCGACATCGCCGTCACACCCGACCGCGGCTACTGCCTGTCGCTGCGCGGCGTCGCCCGCGAGACCGCCATCGCCTACGGCCTGCCGCTGCGCGACCCGGCCCTGCTCGACGTGCCCGGCCCGAACGCGTACGGCTACCCCGTGCGGATCTCCGACCCCACCGGCTGCGACCGCTTCACGGCCCGGACGGTGACCGGCCTGAGCGCCGAGGCCCGCTCGCCGATCTGGCTCCAGCGCCGGCTGCAGAAGGTCGGCATGCGCCCGATCTCGCTCGCCGTCGACGTCACCAACTACGTGATGATGGAGCTCGGCCAGCCGCTGCACGCCTACGACCGCGGCCTGGTCCGGGGCACGATCGGCGTGCGACGGGCCGAGCCGGGCGAGAAGCTCACCACCCTCGACGGCGTCGAGCGCACGCTGGACGCCGAGGACCTGGTGATCACCGACGACCGGGGCCCCATCGGGCTCGCCGGCGTCATGGGCGGCGCCAACACGGAGATCGCCGACCACGACGACGTGGAGAACGCCACGGCGGACGTGGTGATCGAGGCCGCGCACTTCGACGCGGTGTCGATCGCGCGCACGGCCCGCCGGCACAAGCTGTCCTCCGAGGCGTCCCGGCGCTTCGAGCGCGGCGTCGACCCGCAGGCCGCCGCTGCCGCCGCGCAGCGCACGGTGGACCTGCTGGTCCTGCTCGCGGGCGGTACCGCCGAGGCCGGCGTCACCGAGGTGATCGCGCCGACCGCGCCCCGCACCATCACGATCCCCGCCGACCACCCGGACAAGGTCGCGGGCGTCGCGTACGGCCGCGAGACCGTCGTACGGCGGCTCCAGGAGATCGGCTGTGACGTGTACGGGCAGGACGAGCTGATCGTCACCGTGCCGTCCTGGCGGCCCGACCTCACCGACCCGAACGACCTCGCCGAAGAGGTCATCCGGCTGGAGGGCTACGAGAACCTGCCCTCCACGCTGCCCAAGCCGCCGGCCGGTCTCGGTCTGACCAGCCGGCAGCGGCTGCACCGCCGCGTCGGCCGGGCCCTGGCCGGTGCCGGGTACGTCGAGGCGCTGAACTACCCGTTCATCGGCGAGCACGTCTTCGACCAGCTGGGCCTCGAGGCGGACGACCCGGCCCGCCGCGTCGTGAAGCTCAGCAACCCGCTGAGCGACGAGGAGCCCGCGCTGCGCACGACGCTGCTGCCGGGCCTGCTCACCGCTCTGCGGCGCAACGACGGACGGGGCTCGCACGACCTCGCGCTGTTCGAGACCGGTCTGGTCTTCCGGCCGCGCGAGGAGCAGCGGATCGCCGCCGTGCTGCCCGTCGACCGCCGCCCGACCGACGAGGAGCTCGCCGAGCTGAACGCGGCACTGCCCGAGCAGCCTCGGCACGCCGCCGTCGTCCTCGCCGGTGCGCGGGAACAGGCCGGCTGGTGGGGCAAGGGCCGTCCGGCCGACTGGGCCGACGCGGTGGAGGCGGCGCGCTCCGTCGCCCGTGAGGCGGGCGCCGAGCTGCTGGTCCGCAAGGGGCAGTACGGGCCCTGGCACCCCGGGCGGTGTGCCGAGCTGGCGATCACCGTGGACGGTGCCGAGCGGGTGGTGGGCCACGCGGGGGAGTTGCACCCGCGCGTGGTGAAGGCGCTGGGCCTGCCGGAGCGAACCTGTGCGATGGAGATCGACCTGGACGCGGTGGAGTCGGCGGGTGACGCCATGGTGAAGGCGCCGCGCATCTCCACGTTCCCCGTGGCCACGCAGGATGTCGCCCTCGTCGTCGACGCGGTGGTTCCGGCGGCGGAGGTCGAGGAGGCCTTGCGCGAGGGTGCCGGGGAGCTGCTGGAGTCGATCCGGCTGTTCGACGTGTACGAGAACGCGGAGCAGCTGGGCGAGGGCCGGAAGTCGCTGGCGTACGCCCTGCGGTTCCGGGCGGCTGATCGGACGCTGACCGTGGATGAGGCGTCGGCGGCTCGGGACGCGGCGGTTGCCCTTGCGGGTGAGCGTGTCGGGGCCGAGCTGCGGAGCTAGCGCCGCCTCACTCGTTTGAGTGGTAAAGGTAGGTAAGCCTGCC from Streptomyces chartreusis NRRL 3882 harbors:
- a CDS encoding DUF1844 domain-containing protein, with the translated sequence MSETPPESPDFDAMARDIAEVPAVEVIVTVAVNLMSAAAVKLGLTEEGDQHKDLDEARKLVHALAGLLDASATEISSFHAAPLRDGLKSLQLAFREASLVPDEPGKGPGEKYTGAVYG
- a CDS encoding sensor histidine kinase; translation: MSVGTSSAPGAQDAGSPPAASRPPGDLADLGIDPDMLPDGLVVADEQGRVVCFNAAAERITAVRARDALGQRLEKALPLEDLEGRRWWQLTDPYGGLAIRVGQPERNLLLPGGREVLVSARYVRTRPTGPVRRLVVTLRDTEARRRTERSHAELIATVAHELRSPLTSVKGFTATLLAKWERFTDDQKRLMLETVDADADRVTRLIAELLDISRIDSGRLEVRRQPVDIGAAVGRHIQAYVAAGQPADRFLLRVQQPLPDLWADPDKIDQVLSNLLENAVRHGEGTVTIDVTATASPREGEDIGTSVTVSDEGPGIPEESMNRVFTRFWRGSKRGGTGLGLYIVKGIVEAHGGTITVGRAPGAGAEFRFTLPVSAPAYLA
- the pheT gene encoding phenylalanine--tRNA ligase subunit beta — its product is MRVPLSWLREYVDLPATETGRDVQAKLISAGLEVETVEQLGADLKGPLVVGQVATIEELTEFKKPIRFCTVDVGQANGTGEPQEIVCGARNFAVGDKVVVALPGAVLPGDFQIAERKTYGKMSRGMICSSDELNMGDDGTKGIIVLPPETEVGRDAIELLELVDEVLDIAVTPDRGYCLSLRGVARETAIAYGLPLRDPALLDVPGPNAYGYPVRISDPTGCDRFTARTVTGLSAEARSPIWLQRRLQKVGMRPISLAVDVTNYVMMELGQPLHAYDRGLVRGTIGVRRAEPGEKLTTLDGVERTLDAEDLVITDDRGPIGLAGVMGGANTEIADHDDVENATADVVIEAAHFDAVSIARTARRHKLSSEASRRFERGVDPQAAAAAAQRTVDLLVLLAGGTAEAGVTEVIAPTAPRTITIPADHPDKVAGVAYGRETVVRRLQEIGCDVYGQDELIVTVPSWRPDLTDPNDLAEEVIRLEGYENLPSTLPKPPAGLGLTSRQRLHRRVGRALAGAGYVEALNYPFIGEHVFDQLGLEADDPARRVVKLSNPLSDEEPALRTTLLPGLLTALRRNDGRGSHDLALFETGLVFRPREEQRIAAVLPVDRRPTDEELAELNAALPEQPRHAAVVLAGAREQAGWWGKGRPADWADAVEAARSVAREAGAELLVRKGQYGPWHPGRCAELAITVDGAERVVGHAGELHPRVVKALGLPERTCAMEIDLDAVESAGDAMVKAPRISTFPVATQDVALVVDAVVPAAEVEEALREGAGELLESIRLFDVYENAEQLGEGRKSLAYALRFRAADRTLTVDEASAARDAAVALAGERVGAELRS
- the infC gene encoding translation initiation factor IF-3; translated protein: MSAEPRINDRIRVPEVRLVGPSGEQVGIVPLAKALELAQEYDLDLVEVAANARPPVCKLMDYGKFKYESAMKAREARKNQAHTVIKEMKLRPKIDPHDYDTKKGHVVRFLKQGDKVKITIMFRGREQSRPELGYRLLQRLAEDVQDLGFVESNPKQDGRNMIMVLGPHKKKTEAMAEARQAQEARKAEAKANPGRSQNAAEAEAPAEEPAEA
- the pheS gene encoding phenylalanine--tRNA ligase subunit alpha, which produces MSAPNKSYDPVEVEALKPEEIERMRDEALAAFAAADSLDALHEAKVAHTGPASPLALANREIGALPPHAKADAGKRVGQARGAVNKGLAARQAELEAERDARVLVEEAVDVTLPYDRVPAGARHPLTTMMERVADVFVAMGYEIAEGPEAEAEWFNFDALNFLPDHPARQMQDTFFVQGPEGTDESGSGVVLRTHTSPVQARALLDRELPVYIVCPGRVFRTDELDATHTPVFHQIELLAVDEGLTMADLKGTLDHMVQSLFGADMKTRLRPNYFPFTEPSAEMDMLCYVCKGESIGNPDRPCRTCSSEGWIELGGCGMVNPRVLTACGVDPEKYSGFAFGFGIERMLMFRHNVEDMRDMVEGDVRFTRPFGMEI
- the rplT gene encoding 50S ribosomal protein L20 → MARVKRAVNAHKKRRAILEQASGYRGQRSRLYRKAKEQVTHSLVYNYNDRKKRKGDFRQLWIQRINAAARANGMTYNRFIQGLKAANIEVDRKILAELAVNDAGAFAALVEVAQKALPSDVNAPKAA
- the rpmI gene encoding 50S ribosomal protein L35, with amino-acid sequence MPKNKSHSGSSKRFKVTGSGKVLRERAGKRHLLEHKSSRVTRRLTGNAEMAPGDAKKIKKLLGK
- a CDS encoding TrmH family RNA methyltransferase: MPPATPELISPRSPRVSAARRLAKRNFRGKERLFLAEGPQAVREAAGHRARGAATLVELFATLEAAERYADIIGAARDAGARVHLAAEQVIADISTTVTPQGLVGVCRFLDTPFEEVLAARPRLVALLANVRDPGNAGTVLRCADAAGAEAVVLTDASVDVYNPKAVRASVGSLFHLPVAVGVPVEQAVEGLRAAGVRILAADGAGDRDLDDELDKGTMGGPTAWVFGNEAWGLPEETRALTDAVVRVPIHGKAESLNLATAAAVCLYASARAQRAAGGCRSVTGN